A window of the Cystobacter fuscus genome harbors these coding sequences:
- a CDS encoding dipeptide epimerase, with protein MPLPMDVRVLELPLRHAWTIARGTSTFKRNVIVELRADGVVGRGEAAPNVRYGESADTVTEALGRLAPALEGDPWHFRILSERIDEALPGNHAAKAALDVALHDLAGKRLGVPLYRMLGLDPARMPITSFSIGIDDAQTLARKVREAEPYPVLKVKLGAQAVRETFGAVRDATSKVVRVDANEAWGPEEALRHIEWLAERGVELVEQPLPAADVEGAKWLRERSPLPLVADEALMKASDVPRLAEGYHGINVKLQKCGGIREALRIIETARACGLKVMLGCMVETSVGIAAAAHLGPMADWLDLDGNLLLAADPFQGHPVVGGRIRLGDGPGLGVEPQSQP; from the coding sequence ATGCCACTCCCCATGGATGTCCGAGTCCTCGAGCTTCCCCTGCGCCACGCGTGGACGATCGCGCGAGGGACGAGCACCTTCAAACGCAACGTCATCGTCGAGCTGCGCGCGGACGGCGTGGTGGGTCGGGGCGAAGCGGCGCCGAACGTGCGTTACGGGGAGTCCGCCGACACCGTGACGGAGGCGCTCGGGCGGCTCGCTCCGGCGCTCGAGGGGGACCCATGGCACTTCCGGATCCTCTCCGAGCGCATCGACGAGGCCCTGCCGGGAAACCATGCGGCCAAGGCGGCGTTGGACGTGGCTCTGCATGACCTGGCGGGCAAGCGGCTGGGGGTTCCGCTCTACCGGATGCTGGGGTTGGATCCGGCGCGCATGCCGATCACCTCCTTCTCCATCGGCATCGACGACGCGCAGACACTGGCGCGCAAGGTGCGCGAGGCGGAGCCGTATCCGGTGCTCAAGGTGAAGCTGGGTGCACAGGCGGTGCGCGAGACCTTCGGCGCGGTGCGGGATGCCACGTCCAAGGTGGTGCGGGTAGACGCCAACGAGGCGTGGGGCCCCGAGGAAGCGCTGCGTCACATCGAGTGGCTGGCGGAGCGGGGAGTGGAGTTGGTGGAGCAGCCCTTGCCGGCGGCGGATGTCGAGGGGGCGAAGTGGCTGCGCGAGCGCTCGCCGCTGCCGCTGGTGGCGGACGAGGCGTTGATGAAGGCCTCGGACGTGCCGCGGCTGGCCGAGGGCTATCACGGCATCAACGTGAAGCTGCAGAAGTGCGGGGGCATCCGCGAGGCATTGCGCATCATCGAGACGGCGCGCGCCTGTGGGCTGAAGGTGATGTTGGGGTGCATGGTGGAGACGTCGGTGGGGATCGCGGCGGCGGCGCATCTGGGGCCGATGGCGGACTGGTTGGATCTGGACGGCAACCTGCTGCTGGCGGCGGACCCCTTCCAGGGACACCCGGTGGTGGGTGGGCGCATCCGCCTGGGGGATGGGCCCGGGCTCGGCGTGGAGCCTCAATCCCAACCATGA
- a CDS encoding DUF819 domain-containing protein: MSGPLIQEPMAVLTVLLAVLALLLFVERHPVLGRFFKVVPLLVLVYFIPTLLSNTGVIPTQSPLYGFVSAYLLPASLVLQVLSMDLGAIARLGRNAVVPFLAGTAGIMLGGPIAYLLLGRWMPAELGEQAWKGLAALSGSWIGGSANFVAIGRSIGAHEDTLSMMVVVDVGVSNLWTAVLLWFAGQELKMDARMGADRKALDEVREQVARFQASVARPVTLSDLVWMLTLGLGTTVVCTEVARHLPDVGTFITGFTWVVLLVTTVGAAMSFTRLRELEGAGASRVGALFLYVLVMTIGAKADFRRLLDAPAMVAVGLVWMAIHAGFILAARRWLRAPIFFAAVGSQANVGGAASSSVVAAAFHPALAPVGVMLAVAGYVLGTYGGLVCAVMLEQVYGLLH, translated from the coding sequence ATGAGTGGTCCGCTCATCCAGGAGCCCATGGCGGTGCTCACGGTGCTGCTGGCCGTGTTGGCGCTGCTGCTCTTCGTCGAGCGGCACCCGGTGCTCGGGCGCTTCTTCAAGGTCGTGCCTCTGCTGGTGCTCGTCTATTTCATTCCCACGCTGCTGTCGAACACGGGGGTCATTCCCACACAGTCGCCGCTGTATGGCTTCGTGTCGGCGTACCTGCTGCCCGCGAGCCTGGTGCTCCAGGTGTTGTCGATGGACCTGGGAGCCATTGCCCGGCTGGGGCGCAACGCGGTGGTGCCCTTCCTGGCGGGGACGGCGGGCATCATGCTCGGGGGGCCGATCGCCTATCTGCTGCTGGGGCGGTGGATGCCGGCGGAACTGGGGGAGCAGGCGTGGAAGGGATTGGCGGCGCTGAGTGGCTCGTGGATTGGGGGGAGCGCGAACTTCGTGGCCATCGGGCGGAGCATCGGGGCGCACGAGGACACGTTGAGCATGATGGTGGTGGTGGACGTGGGGGTGTCGAACCTGTGGACGGCGGTGCTGCTGTGGTTCGCGGGCCAGGAGTTGAAGATGGACGCGCGCATGGGAGCGGACCGGAAGGCGCTCGATGAGGTGCGCGAGCAGGTGGCGCGCTTCCAGGCCTCGGTGGCGCGGCCCGTGACGCTGTCGGACCTGGTGTGGATGCTCACCCTGGGACTCGGGACGACGGTGGTGTGCACGGAGGTGGCGAGGCATCTGCCAGACGTGGGCACCTTCATCACGGGTTTCACGTGGGTGGTGTTGTTGGTGACGACGGTGGGGGCGGCGATGTCTTTCACCCGTCTGCGAGAGCTGGAGGGGGCGGGGGCGAGCCGGGTGGGGGCGTTGTTCCTCTACGTGCTGGTGATGACCATCGGGGCCAAGGCGGACTTCCGGCGGTTGCTGGACGCGCCGGCGATGGTGGCGGTGGGGCTGGTGTGGATGGCGATCCACGCGGGCTTCATCCTGGCGGCGCGGCGGTGGCTGCGCGCGCCCATCTTCTTCGCGGCGGTGGGTTCGCAGGCGAACGTGGGGGGAGCGGCGTCGTCATCGGTGGTGGCGGCGGCGTTCCATCCCGCGCTGGCGCCCGTGGGCGTCATGCTGGCGGTGGCGGGCTACGTGCTGGGCACCTACGGCGGGCTCGTGTGCGCGGTGATGCTGGAGCAAGTGTACGGCTTGCTGCATTGA
- a CDS encoding ester cyclase codes for MLTRPLLLTLSLLGAAPYTNPWQELEQYREDARRVRENLATFDTLDFDVFTNQKWNQLHHSHARNIIVHWPDGHQTQGIDVHIEDLKAMFVYAPDTRIQVHPIKFGSGEWTSVIGVMEGTFTRPMPLPDGTSIPPTGKSFRLVMNTVGRWKNGVMVEEFLFWDNQAYMQQLGLAP; via the coding sequence ATGCTCACTCGTCCCCTATTGCTCACCTTGTCATTGCTCGGCGCTGCTCCCTACACGAATCCGTGGCAGGAGTTGGAGCAATACCGGGAGGACGCGCGCCGGGTGCGCGAGAACCTCGCCACCTTCGACACCCTCGACTTCGATGTGTTCACGAACCAGAAGTGGAACCAGCTCCATCACAGCCACGCGCGGAACATCATCGTCCACTGGCCCGATGGCCATCAGACGCAAGGGATTGACGTCCACATCGAGGACTTGAAGGCGATGTTCGTGTACGCACCGGACACGCGCATCCAGGTGCATCCCATCAAGTTCGGCTCGGGGGAGTGGACGAGCGTCATCGGGGTGATGGAGGGAACCTTCACCCGGCCCATGCCACTGCCTGATGGAACGAGCATCCCGCCGACGGGCAAGTCGTTCAGGCTGGTGATGAATACCGTGGGCCGCTGGAAGAACGGCGTCATGGTCGAGGAGTTCTTGTTCTGGGACAACCAGGCGTACATGCAGCAGTTGGGTCTGGCGCCGTAG
- a CDS encoding YdcF family protein yields MTTLGSTGAAHMLNRIATFLARRDLGSLTKAALRTGAGIERADLLLLLGSSLPRTAEWAAAAFASGIAERFMIAGGIGHSTAMLREAVRKEPRYSDIELEGRSEAEIMAHISARSTGLAPRDILLETVSTNCGDNAIQSRRVLKQLGLSPRTVILLQDPTMQLRTHASFDLYWNAQAEGVQLISHAPFVPQLVVRDGAFAIEPGTDAGPIWSVERFISLLLGEIPRLHDDEAGYGPRGKGFIAHVDVPEDILEAYRQLLPEFGALVRKPG; encoded by the coding sequence ATGACGACCCTGGGAAGTACTGGCGCGGCACATATGCTGAATCGGATCGCCACGTTCCTGGCCCGCCGTGATCTCGGATCGCTGACGAAAGCCGCTCTGCGCACGGGCGCGGGGATCGAGCGGGCAGACCTGCTCCTCTTGTTGGGAAGCAGCCTGCCGCGAACCGCCGAGTGGGCCGCCGCCGCCTTCGCCTCGGGGATCGCCGAGCGCTTCATGATCGCCGGCGGTATCGGTCACTCGACCGCGATGTTGAGGGAGGCGGTCCGCAAGGAGCCGCGGTACTCGGACATCGAGCTGGAGGGCAGGAGCGAAGCGGAAATCATGGCCCACATCTCCGCTCGCTCCACGGGGCTGGCGCCGCGCGACATCCTCCTGGAAACCGTGTCGACCAACTGCGGGGACAACGCGATCCAGTCGAGACGCGTCTTGAAGCAGCTCGGGCTGTCGCCACGCACCGTCATCCTGCTGCAGGACCCGACCATGCAGCTCAGGACCCACGCGTCCTTCGACCTGTACTGGAACGCCCAGGCGGAAGGAGTCCAGCTCATCAGCCATGCGCCATTCGTTCCCCAGCTCGTCGTGCGCGACGGCGCGTTCGCCATCGAGCCGGGAACCGATGCCGGGCCCATCTGGAGCGTGGAGCGCTTCATCTCGCTCCTCCTGGGGGAGATTCCGCGACTCCACGATGATGAAGCGGGCTATGGCCCTCGCGGGAAGGGCTTCATTGCCCACGTGGACGTGCCCGAGGACATCCTGGAGGCCTACCGCCAACTGCTTCCGGAGTTCGGCGCCCTGGTGCGCAAGCCCGGCTGA
- a CDS encoding YybH family protein encodes MNNTMPRSELEALVLRFTDAFNRDNLDEVMTYFAEDAVYETLEGHHARGIPAIRAAFEPQFRGVFGRLRFLTQDMLVDEAAGKVVLQWRCQHDLSQAWRVTGPERLKQLLFRTGLGQTFHWEGLVVLHLAQGRLRRKQTYSRSKLPLIRRGGS; translated from the coding sequence ATGAACAACACCATGCCCCGGAGCGAACTGGAAGCCCTCGTCCTGCGCTTCACCGATGCCTTCAACCGAGACAACCTGGACGAAGTGATGACGTATTTCGCCGAGGACGCCGTCTACGAGACCCTCGAGGGTCACCACGCCCGGGGTATCCCGGCCATCCGGGCGGCCTTCGAGCCCCAGTTCCGAGGAGTGTTCGGACGCCTGCGCTTCCTCACCCAGGACATGCTGGTGGACGAAGCCGCGGGCAAGGTGGTGCTCCAGTGGCGCTGCCAGCATGACCTGTCGCAAGCGTGGAGAGTGACCGGCCCCGAGAGGCTCAAACAATTGCTTTTCCGTACAGGGCTCGGACAGACCTTCCATTGGGAGGGGCTGGTTGTGCTGCACCTCGCGCAAGGGCGATTGCGCAGGAAGCAGACCTACTCCCGGTCGAAGCTGCCCCTCATCCGACGAGGCGGCTCCTGA
- a CDS encoding double-CXXCG motif protein codes for MHYFKIETDSSGRYAGYIDGSHQWGLPGIICPVCHATWSDGSKSYPSIDLTSIVSLADFETPRAEPIEEYERLCTLVRPLLPPEALLEPGTTFGPFIGKYQGRFGQLVAPDPWWLLVQQQTLDALHSAGLRHLTGCRAILQTRQKDLPDLFEFELLPQGQLHPDCLPAKRAPACPRCGRTGHSLPDELLLDERTLPQHLDLFRLEDFSSVMVCTERFFSLCQRLGLDGVEFHPLPTRSSTR; via the coding sequence ATGCATTACTTCAAAATCGAGACCGACTCCTCTGGAAGATACGCTGGGTACATTGACGGCTCACATCAATGGGGACTGCCGGGCATCATCTGTCCCGTGTGTCACGCCACATGGAGCGACGGCTCAAAATCATACCCGTCCATCGATTTGACCTCGATAGTAAGCTTGGCCGACTTCGAGACACCACGTGCCGAACCCATCGAGGAGTATGAACGGCTGTGTACATTGGTTCGCCCCCTGCTTCCTCCCGAAGCCCTCCTCGAACCTGGTACGACGTTTGGTCCCTTCATAGGCAAGTACCAGGGGAGGTTTGGACAACTCGTGGCACCCGATCCCTGGTGGCTGCTGGTACAACAACAGACACTGGACGCACTCCACTCGGCAGGCCTCCGCCACCTCACGGGCTGCCGTGCGATCCTACAAACCCGTCAGAAAGATCTGCCTGATTTGTTTGAGTTTGAACTCCTTCCTCAGGGCCAGCTCCACCCAGATTGCCTTCCAGCGAAGCGCGCTCCTGCCTGTCCGCGCTGTGGTCGGACCGGACACTCCTTGCCCGATGAACTCTTGCTCGACGAAAGAACGCTTCCACAGCACCTGGACCTGTTCCGGCTGGAGGACTTCTCTTCCGTGATGGTCTGTACGGAGCGCTTCTTCTCACTCTGCCAACGGTTGGGCTTGGATGGAGTCGAGTTCCATCCACTGCCAACACGGTCATCGACCAGATAG
- a CDS encoding M14 family metallopeptidase, translated as MIVPTLSRELLDLWADVHPGDLPPPALVRQPHVGAALRRLRDAAPELFHLEEVGRSVEGRPLELVRFGHGPLHLLLWSQMHGDEPSATTALLDVLEYVHRHRHSPRVTRWLSSLTVHALPLLNPDGAERFQRRNAQGIDINRDALALQTPEGRTLKAVRDRLQPALGFNLHDQSWRTAVGDTGRPASISVLAPPFDAARNDNPGRVFAKKVCAVIRDALEPLIPGQIGRFDDSFEARAFGDNLGRWGTPTVLIETGPWPSPEPDEPMLRLTFVALMSALESLAQGSAEHADVGRYESIPFNRSNGLLHLLIRGAQVFGEAGDAFVADIGVVAQRALRQREGAPCLVLTGTIEELGDLSVLGAVEVVDGSGLTVVPLPPGDVKVGQVLPLPPRSARVVRTEQPAELMVSRPVDSSGNHRVERIIRYER; from the coding sequence ATGATCGTTCCCACCCTCTCCCGTGAACTCCTCGACCTCTGGGCGGACGTCCACCCCGGGGACCTGCCTCCCCCCGCCCTCGTACGCCAGCCCCACGTGGGTGCCGCACTGCGGCGGCTGCGCGACGCCGCTCCTGAGCTGTTCCACCTCGAGGAGGTGGGGCGCTCGGTGGAGGGCCGGCCGCTCGAACTCGTGCGCTTCGGTCACGGCCCCCTCCACCTCCTGCTCTGGTCCCAGATGCATGGCGACGAGCCCTCCGCCACCACCGCGCTCCTCGATGTCCTCGAGTACGTCCACCGTCACCGCCACTCTCCCCGGGTCACGCGTTGGCTCTCCTCGCTCACCGTGCATGCGCTCCCCCTGCTCAACCCGGACGGCGCCGAGCGCTTCCAGCGACGCAACGCGCAAGGCATCGACATCAACCGCGACGCGCTGGCGCTCCAGACGCCCGAGGGCCGGACGCTCAAGGCGGTGCGTGACCGGCTCCAGCCGGCGCTCGGCTTCAACCTCCACGACCAGAGCTGGCGCACGGCGGTGGGCGACACGGGGCGGCCCGCCTCCATCTCCGTGCTGGCCCCTCCCTTCGACGCCGCGCGCAACGACAACCCCGGCCGGGTGTTCGCCAAGAAGGTCTGCGCCGTCATCCGCGACGCCCTGGAGCCCCTCATCCCCGGGCAGATTGGCCGCTTCGATGACTCCTTCGAGGCTCGCGCCTTTGGCGACAACCTGGGGCGCTGGGGCACGCCCACCGTGCTCATCGAGACGGGTCCCTGGCCCTCGCCCGAGCCCGATGAGCCCATGCTCCGGCTCACCTTCGTGGCCCTGATGTCCGCCCTGGAGTCGCTCGCCCAGGGCAGCGCGGAGCACGCCGACGTCGGCCGCTACGAGTCCATTCCCTTCAATCGAAGCAACGGCCTCCTGCACCTGCTCATCCGGGGCGCCCAGGTGTTCGGCGAGGCGGGAGACGCCTTCGTCGCGGACATCGGGGTGGTCGCGCAGCGGGCGCTGCGTCAGCGCGAGGGCGCCCCGTGTCTCGTGCTCACGGGAACCATCGAGGAGCTGGGAGACCTGAGCGTCCTGGGCGCGGTGGAGGTGGTGGACGGCTCGGGCCTCACGGTCGTCCCGCTCCCGCCCGGGGACGTGAAGGTCGGACAGGTGCTGCCGCTGCCTCCCCGGAGCGCCCGCGTGGTGCGCACGGAGCAACCCGCGGAGTTGATGGTGTCGCGGCCGGTGGATTCCTCCGGGAACCACCGCGTGGAGCGCATCATCCGCTACGAGCGCTGA
- a CDS encoding TonB-dependent receptor — MNSQVGRVRAWCVLLLLWGTSAMAQGTAVIVGKIINGADKQAVQDAVVTATSPSLQGEQVVVSDASGLYRIPQLPPGVYTLRVDREGFKPYSRTDIQLRIDRTIRFNVELLPEAGLSEDVVVVATPPTVDVGSSTQGVSVDTAQLRNLALIRPGSKGSASRSFESLAELAPGAQEDAYGVSINGSTSPESQYVVDGLSVNDPSVGTIGTPLSVEFIKEVNVITGGYMPEYGRSTGGVLNVVTKSGSNEFHGSVFGTIAPGFLQTPGLEIQRAGSVISAQGTPWNQGDVGFEIGGPILRDRLWFYAGAAPSFNRIQVARQISALNLCTEVNPAIGCTKVGAVQKDPATGFQVATPIEGTRVERFADERTLQYIGKLTYNFNPDHTLSVSVYGTPNQSGGPGRYAFSRDGAPEVCTSGLSCTAYVQGQYDAIATLRTGGAMDVVAKQSSSFFDKSLLLDATVGWHHQQASTLPTDGSGLSSGWGLSATPNISWRRTSNPGYHSITEFESLPDPSVCEGGRCPVSSYTTGGPGTISVSSLNRYQGKVLGTYLFQALGHHVLKAGFDGETASFYNNRARTGLAPWFECTDGSCFYTLNQYGYLKAPDVPEFDPNKEGTSTSMTLGGFVQDSWSVLDKVTVNVGVRYDTQTIWGLDGKVGLSLPHQWSPRLGVIYDFTQQGRSKLYANFARFYENVPLDMADLSFPQQRLLSATYNAPACNPSRPGDLAPGGACNSDGNRQPIGNPENPNQYWSSEGGDRVPVDPNIRAQSSDELVVGAEYELVFGRLGVSYTKRYLNDVIEDMSRDDGSTFFLGNPGKGTSSDFPLARRDYDAVNVYYTKTFSNSWLAQVSYTASSLRGNYSGLFRADTGQLSPNLTRDFDLLSLTTNRDGPLPGDRTHAFKAFGAKEFRVSRDLNIDLGGSYRVRSGSPLNYLGYHPRRSGAETFILPRGSAGRLPWVHNVDGHLGLNYRLGGNYSLGVTLDVFNLFNFQQVTDVDQVFTFTRVLPIEDGGKPSDVDSCVEPGNTGCRVRSSATNNPLITSADINPNFKRPIAYQSPRSVRLGMRLSF, encoded by the coding sequence GTGAACTCGCAGGTTGGACGCGTGCGCGCGTGGTGTGTGCTGTTGTTGCTGTGGGGCACCAGCGCGATGGCGCAGGGCACGGCGGTCATCGTCGGCAAGATCATCAACGGCGCGGACAAGCAGGCCGTGCAGGACGCGGTGGTGACGGCCACCTCGCCGAGCCTCCAGGGCGAGCAGGTGGTGGTGTCGGACGCCAGCGGCCTCTACCGCATTCCGCAACTGCCGCCGGGCGTCTACACCCTCCGGGTGGACCGCGAGGGGTTCAAGCCCTACTCCCGGACGGACATCCAACTGCGCATCGACCGCACCATCCGCTTCAACGTGGAGCTGCTGCCGGAAGCGGGCCTGAGCGAGGACGTGGTCGTCGTGGCCACGCCGCCCACGGTGGACGTGGGCTCGAGCACGCAGGGCGTGAGCGTGGATACCGCCCAGTTGCGCAACCTCGCGTTGATCCGCCCGGGCAGCAAGGGCTCGGCGTCGCGCTCCTTCGAGTCCCTGGCCGAGCTGGCGCCGGGCGCGCAGGAGGACGCCTACGGGGTGAGCATCAATGGCAGCACCTCGCCCGAGAGCCAGTACGTGGTGGATGGCCTGTCCGTGAATGATCCCTCGGTGGGCACCATCGGTACGCCGCTGTCGGTGGAGTTCATCAAGGAGGTCAACGTCATCACCGGCGGCTACATGCCCGAGTACGGCCGCTCCACGGGCGGGGTGCTCAACGTGGTCACCAAGTCCGGCTCCAATGAATTCCATGGCTCCGTCTTCGGCACCATCGCCCCGGGCTTCCTGCAGACGCCGGGGCTGGAGATCCAGCGGGCCGGGAGCGTCATCTCCGCGCAGGGCACGCCGTGGAACCAGGGGGACGTGGGCTTCGAGATCGGTGGCCCCATCCTGCGCGACAGGCTCTGGTTCTACGCGGGCGCGGCGCCCTCGTTCAATCGCATCCAGGTCGCCCGGCAGATCAGCGCCTTGAACCTGTGCACGGAGGTGAATCCCGCCATCGGCTGTACGAAGGTGGGGGCGGTGCAGAAGGATCCGGCCACCGGCTTCCAGGTCGCCACGCCCATCGAGGGCACCCGGGTGGAGCGCTTCGCGGACGAGCGGACCCTGCAATACATCGGCAAGCTCACCTACAACTTCAACCCGGATCACACCCTGAGCGTGTCGGTGTATGGCACGCCCAACCAGTCCGGCGGCCCGGGCCGCTACGCCTTCAGCCGCGATGGAGCCCCGGAGGTGTGTACCAGCGGGCTGTCGTGCACCGCGTACGTGCAGGGGCAATATGACGCCATCGCCACCCTTCGCACCGGGGGCGCCATGGACGTGGTGGCCAAGCAGTCCTCGTCCTTCTTCGACAAGTCCTTGCTGCTCGACGCGACGGTGGGCTGGCACCACCAGCAGGCCTCCACGCTGCCGACGGATGGCTCGGGGCTGTCCAGCGGCTGGGGCCTGTCCGCCACGCCCAACATCTCCTGGCGGCGCACGAGCAACCCCGGCTACCACTCCATCACCGAGTTCGAGAGCCTGCCGGATCCCTCCGTCTGTGAGGGCGGGCGCTGCCCGGTCTCCTCGTACACGACGGGAGGGCCTGGCACCATCAGCGTCTCGTCGCTCAATCGCTATCAGGGCAAGGTGCTGGGGACGTACCTGTTCCAGGCCCTGGGCCACCACGTGCTCAAGGCCGGCTTCGATGGCGAGACCGCCAGCTTCTACAACAACCGGGCGCGCACGGGACTCGCGCCCTGGTTCGAGTGCACCGACGGCTCGTGTTTCTACACCCTCAACCAGTACGGCTACCTCAAGGCGCCGGACGTGCCCGAGTTCGACCCGAACAAGGAGGGCACGTCCACCTCGATGACCCTGGGCGGCTTCGTGCAGGACAGCTGGTCCGTGCTCGACAAGGTCACGGTCAACGTGGGCGTGCGCTACGACACGCAGACCATCTGGGGGTTGGATGGCAAGGTGGGCTTGAGCCTGCCCCACCAGTGGTCGCCCCGCCTGGGCGTCATCTACGACTTCACCCAGCAGGGTCGCTCGAAGCTCTATGCCAACTTCGCGCGCTTCTACGAGAACGTCCCGCTCGACATGGCCGACCTGTCCTTCCCCCAGCAGCGGCTGCTGTCGGCCACCTACAACGCTCCCGCCTGCAATCCCTCCCGCCCGGGCGACCTCGCGCCGGGAGGCGCCTGCAACTCGGACGGCAACCGGCAACCCATCGGCAACCCGGAGAATCCCAACCAGTATTGGAGCTCCGAGGGAGGAGACCGCGTGCCGGTGGATCCCAACATCCGGGCGCAGTCCAGTGACGAGCTCGTCGTGGGCGCGGAGTACGAGCTGGTGTTCGGCCGCCTGGGCGTTTCCTATACGAAGCGCTACCTCAACGACGTCATCGAGGACATGAGCCGCGACGACGGCAGCACCTTCTTCCTGGGCAATCCCGGCAAGGGCACCTCGTCGGACTTCCCCCTGGCCCGCCGCGACTACGACGCGGTGAATGTCTATTACACCAAGACCTTCTCCAACTCGTGGCTGGCCCAGGTGAGCTACACGGCGTCCTCGCTGCGCGGCAACTACTCGGGCCTCTTCCGGGCGGACACCGGCCAGTTGTCTCCCAACCTCACGCGCGACTTCGATCTGCTGTCGCTCACCACCAACCGCGATGGGCCGCTGCCGGGAGATCGCACGCACGCATTCAAGGCCTTTGGCGCCAAGGAGTTCCGTGTGTCGCGCGACCTGAACATCGACCTCGGTGGGAGCTATCGGGTGCGCTCGGGCTCGCCGCTCAACTACCTGGGCTACCACCCGCGGCGCAGCGGCGCGGAGACGTTCATCCTGCCGCGTGGCAGCGCGGGTCGGCTCCCGTGGGTCCACAACGTCGACGGGCACCTGGGCTTGAACTATCGGCTGGGCGGCAACTACTCGCTCGGCGTCACCCTGGATGTCTTCAACCTCTTCAACTTCCAGCAGGTGACGGACGTGGATCAGGTGTTCACGTTCACCCGGGTGCTCCCCATCGAGGACGGGGGCAAGCCCTCCGATGTGGACAGCTGCGTCGAGCCGGGCAACACCGGGTGCCGCGTGCGCTCCTCGGCGACCAACAACCCCCTCATCACCAGCGCGGACATCAATCCCAACTTCAAGCGCCCCATCGCCTACCAGTCGCCGCGCTCCGTCCGCCTGGGCATGAGGCTGAGCTTCTAG